CCACATAATTCGCCTCATGATCATTTCTGGTTACAGTTTTGATGAGCTGTTAGAATTGAGTCGCCAAGGAAACAACAGAGTGATAGACATGCTTGTTGGAGACATATACGGTGGAACAGATTACTCGAAGGTTTATTTCCTTGAGAGCATGTCCCCATCTCCTCGATGTCCTTCTTTATTTGTTTCAATCAGTGTCTAGAAATTTCAGTACGACAaactaaattcactaatctgtATTTGAAGTGAGCGCTTTAACAGTGGCCAGGTAGGCGGTATAACAATATATATATCTGTTTAAATATTTCAGATTGGTCTTACGTCAACAACAATTGCTTCGAGTTTTGGCAAGGCAATATCTGCAAACAAAGAACTTGATGATTACAGACCTGAGGATGTAGCCAGGTCCCTACTAAGAATGATCTCAAACAATATTGGACAGGTCAGTCAAATGAAAGCGGCTATTTTACACCTAAAAAACTGTGGGTAATTGCATtagatatagaaaaaataagaaCATAAATAGCCAGTGTTACTGTTGGGTTCTGTAAAACTCAATTCTGGTAAGACACATCAGACACATTTTACATGAAGGTTAAGCTATGTTAGGACAAACAAATTAATTGCAATACTAGATTTAggaaatcattttttttatcatcatatTCCCACTATATCCATTACTCCTTTTGAAGAAGATGGTAAACATTTTTTTGTATCTGTTTAGCATCATTTTAGCATGTCATGTTGGTTTTGAGGTATACTTGTGTTTTAACTGTTTCCTCTATCTGCCAATGTCAGATTGCTTACTTGAACGCATTATGTTTTGGATTGAAGAGGATATTTTTCGGAGGATTTTTCATTCGAGGACATGCATACACAATGGACACACTTTCAGTAGCAGTTAATTTCTGGTAGTGACCTGCTTTTCTGctcaaataaaatatagtatgaTGTTCATAAGGAAAATCCAATTGGCATTTTCATTGATCCCTTGCTATAAATAGTTATCTTTGCACTCCTGTTTTAAATGATCACTAGTGGATTTTGATTCTCTTAAAAACCATTGCATAATTTTCAGGTCGAAAGGTGAAGCAAAAGCTCTATTTCTGCGGCACTAAGGGTTTCTTGGGGCACTGGGAGCTTTTATGAACTACAAGAAAAATGGATTTACAGATATCACTCATCAATATATGGAACAATCCTGTGAAATTGcacaagatttggtctgcaaaGATGAAGATATTTAGTGATGTGTTTCTCAGCACCAACACAGTAAAGTCGAACCTAACCCCATAGGTGTCGGTAGAATGTATTGACACTACTTGCTGCAGTGCCGAGTTAACTTTGCACTTTGCAGTATCGTATATTAACATACAAATCCCAGGGATTTAAGATTTTCAACCCACACCCTCTATCTAGTTTATTGGAGAGGGATCATCACATGTAGTTTCTTCTTGTTGTTATACTATTATCCACAGAATATTACTGTATGTATCCTTAGTCAGAAATTATCTGACTGGCGATGATTGATGCTATTCTCATTATTTTACTCTCTAAGAACATGTTTACAGTCTCAAGTTAACCTCATGTAAGAACCTTCGAatgccttttctttttttatctcCCAATTTGTCACTAATTAGTCATAAATGCTATATAAAGTAGTTTAAATCCAATCTAGTTTTTCTGTGATATATTCAGCATATTTGATAATAGAGTTTGTTGGCAACTTAGGCAGTTCCATGGATGGTGGAAATTGTTGCCAGGTTGATGTTCATCCTGTTACAAAGTCCTCTCTATCCCCAGGGGCATCCTTTCTGCAGCCTCTTCCTCAGGGACCAGATGTCTCATGGAAACTACTCAAGCGAAGAGCAATAAGCTTCTAAACATATTAAAGGTATTCACAAGGTAAGAGAGTCCATAataagtactactagtattctGACCACATGttaaaaatccaaaattctGTATTATTGACTCATTTGAATCCAAAATCCTTCAGTGCTAAATACAATCTTATGTAATTCACTCGATAGCAGATGCTTTGTGTGTGAAATATCATCAGTCAGGACGCTTGATTGAGGATGTTTATCAATATGTAGTTCCATCATTGTTTTTGGATTTTTTCCAttgtgaaaatatgaaaaaagaaTCTCGAAACATGTGGAACTCTTGGTGCTTTCCTTGCTAGTCAAAATCTGATTATGTTATGTTTGATAATATGCAATATGTTCAACAGTACAAGGATTGGCATTAAATTGTGTAGTGAGCAACCAAATTTCCAGGCTATGAATAACTGTATTATGCCCCATTGATGAAGGTTCAAAGTTATGAACAATCTTTGTCATGATAGTGAAACTGAAACATAGATTTTCTGCCTAGTATGTCATGATAGCCTTGTCTTTGGGTGTTTTGTTCTTAATTATTATTGATAGATGCTCAATTTAATCAGTAGTACTTTCTTTCTTGTCCTTCTCTTACTATGAAACCTAAGCTGAGTTCCTCATTGAAGCTTTTTATAATATGACTAACTGCAATGGTCTTAGGTACAGTACAACCTTTTCCTAACAGTCTATTCATATCACGGTGTCATTGTCAAGGCTTTGTGGAATGCTGTTTCATGTTTCATAGTTTCTGATTCTACATACATCTCGGGATATTATGGAATGATTTCAAAGCTTGTAATTTGAAATTTACTTGTACTCCCTGAATTTTGCAGGAACAGACTTTTTATGTTACTACTTTGATAATCTCAAAACAAGAGTCTAACTCCATTTCCTAGCACATCAGCCTTgtgtattttttctttttcgtcttctcttcttttttgtCGGTTTCAGGCGGTAAATGAGGAAGATTTATACGCCATACGACAGGAAAAAGCCTTATTTCCTATTGGATGCTTCCATGTAAGTTGTCCATCTTTCTTTCTTCAGTCAGCTGATATGGTCACTTATCCAAAGCAAACTGTGTAGTGGACAAGATAGTAAGATGGCATTTATAGAACCTTTTCATAAGAGATAATTTCTCAGGTTTAGTTGGAGCTTTGCAGATACTATTAGTTTCTATGCAGCTATATATGTAAATGGTCCCTGTTTGCTTCCATCCTATACCTTAAAGCTGTCTGTTTGATATGCTTCATATTTTCTTAATTGTAACCATCATCGACCAGCATTAGTATTATGAACAATCATATTATGAGTCGAGTTCATGGTTTTAAAGACTTGTAGTGTTACAACTTGCATTCCAAACCACCATATAAACATGATCTGTTACTAACATTTGATGCACCTTCAGTCCCCCATAACTTGTCTGAACTAATTCAGACAATGCGGTATATTGAAGCTAGCCGGCCCTGATGGAATGGAACGAACATCATCGAAGAATGTCGAGAGGGGCTTCCAAATTCACAATGCACCATCTGATGGAACCGCCACATACCAGTATTGCTCGTTACACAAGATAATATAAGCGCATAAACTGATTCTGTTTATTATTAAGCAGATGTTAAATGGAGTTAAGCATATGGAGAATGTTAAGTAGAGCATGATTGTCGTTTGTACTGAGCATGCATGTGCAATCAATTCATGTATATTTTGTGCAGGGAAGGGGTGGCGGCCCCTACGGTACAATTCAACATGAGAAGAAAAGGCAGCCCATGTGCACTCTGTAATTAGGTTCTGCACAATGCTTGTGGACAACAGAATAAACCaatctcttcctccaacaatAATCAACATGTTTTTCTCCTAAATTTATATGCTTCCTCAGAACTTGGCTTCTTCTAACTTATTTTATTGAGATAATAGGGGATAACTGAGATAccatctcttttcttttttatatacaCACACATGTATCTTGTATACATTGACGTGTGTGCATCggtgattttcttttttttggtgaGATTGTTTTTTACATTTGATTGCGTCAAGAAGCTTGGAGTAGTTGGTAAGCAAAGTTAGTTTTGGCTGTTAAGTTTTTATGGGTGGTAACAAAGTTGGGGTTTTGGGGCCCCCAATATTAAATAAGTTGTTACCATTTCGTTGGGGTTTTGGGGCCCCCAATATTAAATAAGTTGTTACCATTTCTCACCTAATGTAATTAATCATCTTCTtgattttatcttcttttcatGGTTGGAATTTGTGAGAGAGGTCCAATTGTGGACACTAGAAAGTTGCGCTCCTACTGTTGCAACAATTCTTTTTCAACACCAATTAATATACTAACTATCATCGGAATTACaactttatttcatattttcaaCCCAAGATATACCATTGTCTCTCAACTTTTTGGCCTTTTAACTGATAAATTCATAAATACTTGAGACCTGCCATATCCCAACCTTTTCCTTTTTTCACTGTTGACAATAAAGAATTTGCCGCTAACATAAATTCAAAGTTTTTGAAAAGAGGATTTTAGGTGATTTTGTATCATGGAGTACAATTTAATCAAACCCACATACACTATATAATGTTGTTTAAAAATTACAACGAATGAATAATTGATCTTCTAGTGTCAGCAACTCCTGACCCAAAATCTTTTTAATATATGGCCACCAATAAAAcaccaaaaaatgaaatagacCTAAAATAGAATTATAGAAACTAGATAAAAATATAGAGTTAAAAAACTAGCAACCCTTAATGCTTAAAAGGGATGTACATTTTTACTTAATCCGCCATTAACATTAGTGAAAAACCCCATCAACTCCGGCCGGTAAGGCAAATACGACCGCCGCCGCTCCTCCCCTTTCGCCTTACTCTTCAAATACACTTCATGAGCCGACAACGGCGCCGTTTTCACCTTCCCGCCCTTCTTCgcttttccactcactttcaccgccgccgcctcctttTTCTCGCACTTCTCCTCTCCCTTCGCGGCCGGAGACGGAGCGTTGTTGTTGTTAAGGAATACGAAAGCGTCCCTGCCGTCGCTGTTGCTCCTACCGAGCAAATCCTTGAACCGCCAAATTTTGGAAAACCCGGTCGAGTTGCTCTTTTGCAGACCTCGGGGGAAGCCTCGACCGCCTTCCGGTCCGACCAGTCGCAGCTCGGACCGGCGGCTCGCTCGTTCTCCGCTTCCGATGACGTGGCAGCTCCAGCCGTTTCCACGAACACCTTCACCGGAGGCCTCATCGGCAAATTATCGTGCAAGGCGGCGGGATCTTCGCCGGTAAAATAGCAGATCGCGGCTGAACAAGGGGAAAATCGGCTTGATCTGACCATTGATGAACGCGTCCTCCGCCGCTATAGGCGACGTGTTCGCTCCTCCACACATAAACGAAaattcctcttcttcctcctcatcCTCTTCGACATCAGCTtgattttcttcaaatttcacATCAACTTCGCCTTTTCATCACTGCTGAGTTTCAGATGCGTGAGGAAATCTTGGCTCATCTCGGTTTCTAATTGAGTTTCCATATCTGCAATTCTCTCTCAAGGTTGTGTTTGGTTTTAGAGAGAGAGGTTGGATTGATGAGAAGATTGGATTAAGTGAGgggttatttattttatatgggTGGTTGGTTGGTTAGAAGGAAATTTAGGTTTGGTTTTCTATTACTCCtacttttttaataatattattgttgcTGTCGAAGTTTGACACACAATTATTGTATGGGAAATCATCATATTTGTCTCCATCTACATTGTATACTTATTTGGTTGTCAAGAAATTTCCTTGCCAACCTACGCTTAATCTTTTTGCCGTCAATCATGTGACTGTTTCACTCTATTTTAGGTACCTACGCATTTAATATCATTATATTAAGTCAATAATTATCTATTGCCGCCTTTTATTTTAAAGATAATACTACTTCGTCAGATATTTTACTATATGGAATATTGCTTTAATATCATAGGATGGCGGTATATGATATGGTATTATCacacaaaatgataaaatattattaaatgcaagtagtattaaattatgaCGGATAAGTTTGTGATTTCTTGGAAGGTTCTACAACGGCTGTGAGCAAGACTAGTATATTTTGTTGACGATTGACTAAGAGAAAGGAAAATTTGAGAGGGGAATATTAGTGTGGTATAGCGCCCACGAGCGACGAATATTCGTCCATCTATTTTAGACTATAAACCCTTGTTTCTCAAGTTTTTATGAGAAAAAAATGTGTAGGAAAACGTGTGGAAATTGGAAAAGGCAAGGCTTTTGGCCCTTCACTTTGAGTAACCCCCACATTCTTTTATGTAGTGTCTTAATGCATGGATCTTTCATGTCTCCATCTCTAGCCTATATAAGGCATAGAGTTGTAGAGAGGAAGgacacacaaacaaaacattctatcttctctctagctctcaagcattctagtttgctttttaggagcattgtctagctcggttctcggaactccatcaagttcgccagtgcctagcgggtttgaagtgcttctacacgctaggaggaagtcgttttatctttgggggcaatacgccattccgtgagcactagccggggcgtaatttgtcttgcggaaagaggcttCCTcaactcgacttataaatttggtttgctttattttcgttgtaattttcattcctctatttgttgcaagtttcctttcgattgtaatagttagagtaccgcctgtacacggcttgggaatttcttcccattatttctaacaatcgcaagacaaattagtgtactcttctaagacagggttataccaattgaagttggaggaaacatgagcaccaaagctggaatgaagaaacgaacagtaccaatgttcatgagctacgaaatggttaattctagacatgcccaccggttccggttccggcggttaaccgccgaaccggaaccggcggttccggaaccggaaccggaaccggcgcaatattcccgaaccggaaccggcgcaattcggttcgcggtccggttcaggttcaagatatttcgaaccggaaccgtcaccgaaccggcggttcgggacggttcggaaccggcggttaaccgtggaaccgccggttccggcgcttaaatcgaggcagggggatggggggccggtggtgatcttaaaaaacggtcgaaaccgccggttttttcggcggttaaccggcggttaaccggaaaaaccggcggttaaccgccggtttagttagtggctttcgaggcggcgcggagcacgaggcgacaatggagcagcttttgcagacggttcgttgaccgaaccggcggttttatttcggaaaccggcgggttttggcccggaaaccggcggttccgccggttccggcggttttccgccaaaaccgccggttttgtgaaaattcaaattttttttttttttttttaaatttcaaattcgaattcttccattttccccctcattttttttctataaatacccccctctatcctcatttacattcaccccactcttgtgttaataagagtttctctcttcaatctctcaattctctctctttgtctccaatttctcatttgtgctattgtgcttccatttaattacgcaattgctactcttattacgcattgttatacacttatacagttatacttgttcccgtagttctataagttgtctttctttctccttattcgtcttatttgtgcttgaattatgcattgttatacacttatacactTATACGCAttgttgtccgttacaactcaaaatcaataaaatttatttcattttctccttattcgtcttatttgtgcttgaattatgcattgtcttgttccgatttgttgtataaagccaaatttcaaattaaaaaaaaaaaaataataattgaaccggcgaaaccgccggttcaaaaaccggaaccgccaaaaccgccggaaaaccggcggttccgaaccggaaccggaaccgccccgGTTTTCgaactggaaccggaaccgtgaaatagcctcacggtccggttccggttccgcttccgccaaaaccggaacccggcggttccgaaccggaaccgccggttttcgaaccgtgggcatctctagttaattccttgagatctattctcttgagaattgtgtttatcgtttgtcagttgacaagcaagaccaattttgacttggtagtaataattgggatgcatgggttgttgaatataccaatgcacatatggttcaatataattgtgtacttattgttggagacaatattgtgcaaattatttgaacgtgttgttataaacaacaaagatcacgaggttatcgcaatggtctccgatgtgaaccatggtaataatccaaatgaatggtttgttgatacaggtgccacatgtcatgtgtgctccgaaagaagcgttttttctacctataaatctgttggaggtagaaaagtacgtatgggaaaccaagcctcttctaaggtggttggtgtgggtaatgtgttcctaaaattaggatctggaaaagCTCTTACCCTTAGggatgtactgcatgtcccagacatccgaaataatttggtgtcaggctcacttctagtaaatcattgattttcactagaatttgagtgtgaaaaggttatattgaccaagtatgaaaagttcataggtgaaggtcacctagtgaatgggctttttgagctgaatgttacagtcattcaccgtggaaaaggaataagcaataaggaaaatgacacatcctcttatttgattgaaagCTCTGACTTATGgcacaatagattgggacatgtaaatctaaatgctataaaaagattagtaaatcttaatttactaaaagtagataagtttaactcacaaga
The nucleotide sequence above comes from Salvia splendens isolate huo1 unplaced genomic scaffold, SspV2 ctg1184, whole genome shotgun sequence. Encoded proteins:
- the LOC121788982 gene encoding uncharacterized protein LOC121788982, with the translated sequence FADEASGEGVRGNGWSCHVIGSGERASRRSELRLVGPEGGRGFPRGLQKSNSTGFSKIWRFKDLLGRSNSDGRDAFVFLNNNNAPSPAAKGEEKCEKKEAAAVKVSGKAKKGGKVKTAPLSAHEVYLKSKAKGEERRRSYLPYRPELMGFFTNVNGGLSKNVHPF